From Simonsiella muelleri ATCC 29453:
CCCATAACGAATCCAAAACTTTACAAGAAGTTCGTGTGATTACACAAGACGGTCGCCCTACTATTATCAAAGCCGAACGTCATTTGAATTACGAATTTTTTGATGAAAGCATTGGTCATGCCCCTAATCACATCATTACCAAACGCATGGGCAATGATTTGTATGTTTCGTTTGAAGAAAATGGTCAAGAAGTAGATTTGATTATTGAAAGTTTTTACGATTATCCAGAAAGTGCATTAATTGGTATATCTGAAAACAGCAGCTATTACTACTATGTACCTGATACAGGTGAAGTAGAAGATTATGTTACTCAATTGAAAGCCGAAGAGATAGAAGGTCAAGCATTGGGTGGGGAGCATGTGGCTGCGCCATTGTGGTTGCCGATTCCAAGTGGATTCCATTTTCCATGGTGGGTGCCTTTGTTGCTTGTGCCGTTGATTCCCGCATTAACTGATAAAGATGATGATTTACCAACATCACAAAGTACCAGTACCAGCCCAGACCATAAAGCAGGTACATTTGGTGAAGCGGTTACACAAAATGTAACCGATAACGATACTAATGTAGATGCAACTACAGTACGGTTAATTGATCCATTAACACATCAAACAAGCGATACAGTGTATGTACCAGGACAAGGTACATGGACAGTTAAAGCTGGCACAGATGAAGTTACGTTTACGCCTGATGCTGGTTTTTCTGCAAACCCAACACCGATTAACTATATGGTAAAAGACAAATTAGGTAATCAATTATCACCTACAGCCGTAGCGGTAGAGTATCCAGCACAAACCACTGCTGACCGTGTTCCAGGTGAATTGGGGCAGCCTGTAACGGTTGATGTTGTAGCAAATGACAGCAATGTTGATGCAAAAACCATTAAATTAATTAATCCAAAAACATCTGAACCAAGTACAGATAAGGTATTTGTAGAAGGCGAAGGTACATGGGAATTAGTTAAAGACAGCAGTGGCAATCCAACTGGTAAAGTAACTTTCACTCCAATTCCAGGATTTTACGGCGATCCTACACCTATTAATTATGTTGTGAATAATACAAATGGTGCGCCACAAAACCCAACACCTGTTTCTATTGATTATCCATCTACATCTGTTCCTGATGTGGCGATTGGTGTGCCAGGGCAACCTGTAACACAAAACGTTACGAGCAATGATGGTAATGGTGGTAAAGATGTAGACCCATCAACTGTACAATTGATTGATCCGAAGAATCCGAATACACCAACTGATAGTGTAACGGTTCCAGGGCAAGGCACATGGAAAACGGGTCCGAATCCAGGAGAAGTAACGTTTACCCCAGAGACAGGATTCAATGGAGATCCAGATCCGATTACTTATATTGTTAAAGACAAAACAGGCACGACTTTGCCACCTACAACAGTAGATGTGGCTTACCCATCTATGCCTACGAGTCCGATTCCGACACCAGATATTGCTACAGGTGTACCGGGTCAGCCTGTAACACAAAACGTTACGAGCAATGATGGTAATGGTGGTAAAGATGTAGACCCATCAACTGTACAATTGATTGATCCGAAGAATCCGAATACACCAACTGATAGCGTAACGGTTCCAGGGCAAGGCACATGGAAAACGGGTCCGAATCCAGGAGAAGTAACGTTTACCCCAGAGACAGGATTCAATGGAGATCCAGATCCGATTACTTATATTGTTAAAGACAAAACAGGCACGACTTTGCCACCTACAACAGTAGATGTGAATTATATTGATAATATTGTTACATTACCTGATACTAAGCCGGGTGTTTTAGGACAGCCAGTTACATTAGAAGTATTGGATAATGATAGTAGTAGTGTAGATCCATCAACACTTAAATTAATTGATCCTAATACCAATAAGCCTACGGATAGTGTGGTTGTAGCGGGGCAAGGTACATGGAGTGTAGATAAAGATGCTACAGGTAAACCAAATGGCAACGTAACATTCACGCCAGCAACAGGATTTGAAAATAATCCTTCTCCTGTGAATTATATTGTTAATAGTACAACAGGTAAGACATCAGAACCGACACCAATTAACGTGATATATCCGAATGAAGCACGTGTGGATATTCCTGTGGTACCACCTACACCAAATACGCCCAATAATGCAGGTAATCCAAATGCATTTGGGGATATTACTGTCGCTGAAGATTCAACTGCTTCAGGCAGCTTTACTGTTGTAGCAGGTAGGAATACTGCTTCTATTAGCCAAATTTTGGTATCTGATAAAAATGGTCAAATGGTTAGTGTGCCATTGACTGTTAACCCAGCTGCGCCTGTTGAAATTGAAACCGCAAGAGGTAAATTGACCATTACTGATTTTGATTCTTCAACAGGTAAAGTGAATTACACTTATGACCCAGAAATTCAAAATCACCGCGATGATAAGGGTAATCCGACTGATGTACCAGTGATGGATGCTATTAAAATCAGTGTTATAGACAGTAATGGTAAAGAAGGTTCAGGTACCTTAGATATTGCAATTACTGATAGTTTACCAGTAGCGCAAGATGATACGATTACTTTAGCACCTGGTAAAACCGATGCAACTGGTAATTTGTTTACAAATGATAGTTTTGGTGCAGATGGTAAAGGCGTATTTACTGAGCAAACTTTAGAAGGTAAATACGGTAATTTGACTATTGATGTAAATGGTCAATATACCTATACATTGGATCCAACTAAAGTACAGGCTGCTAAGGCAAATGGGGATAATTTCTCATCAGATGATGTATTTAGCTACACCATTACAGATAATGATGGCGATACCTCAACAGCAAAATTAACAGTTGTTAAACCTGTTAATACGATTACTTTGTCGGTAACGACAACGGACGACACAGCGATTGAGGGTACGGACAACAATACGGTTGCGTTCCAAGTGAAACAAGACACGGCAATTAACGGTGTGACTAAAGTACACGTTGCAGCAGACAGCCTGAATGTTAAGTCGCCAGTATCTGCGCAAGACTTTGAAAGCATTACGGTTACGAGTCCAGATGGACAAGTAACGAACGTCACGCCAGAAGACTTCTTCGCCAAAGGTGTGGATGTGAACGTACCGGCGAACAGCACCGAAGGTCCGACGATTACCTTTAAAGTGAAAGACGACACGGATTACGAGAAAACCGAAAACTTGAAACTGGTGATCAGCAGCCCAGAAAACCCAGTAAGTCAAGTGACTTTGGGTACGAGCGAAGCGTCAGCGGTTGTGTTTGATGAACCTGGTTTAACCGATCCGAACCAACCTGAGAGCCCAACGAATCCGCCGAAAACCCCAGTAGGCACGGATCCAAATCAACCGATTGGACCGAATAATCCGCCAGTGGATACTGATGGTGACAAACCAGCAGGAACGGCGGCGGTGTCGGTAACGACAACGGACGACACAGCGATTGAGGGTACGGACAACAATACGGTTGCGTTCCAAGTGAAACAAGACACGGCAATTAACGGTGTGACTAAAGTACACGTTGCAGCAGACAGCCTGAATGTTAAGTCGCCAGTATCTGCGCAAGACTTTGAAAGCATTACGGTTACGAGTCCAGATGGACAAGTAACGAACGTCACGCCAGAAGACTTCTTCGCCAAAGGTGTGGATGTGAACGTACCGGCGAACAGCACCGAAGGTCCGACGATTACCTTTAAAGTGAAAGACGACACGGATTACGAGAAAACCGAAAACTTGAAACTGGTGATCAGCAGCCCAGAAAACCCAGTAAGTCAAGTGACTTTGGGTACGAGCGAAGCGTCAGCGGTTGTGTTTGATGAACCTGGTTTAACCGATCCGAACCAACCTGAGAGCCCAACGAATCCACCGAAAACCCCAGTAGGCACGGATCCAAATCAACCGATTGGACCGAATAATCCGCCAGTGGATACTGATGGTGACAAACCAGCAGGAACGGCGGCGGTGTCGGTAACGACAACGGACGACACAGCGATTGAGGGTACGGACAACAATACGGTTGCGTTCCAAGTGAAACAAGACACGGCAATTAACGGTGTGACTAAAGTACACGTTGCAGCAGACAGCCTGAATGTTAAGTCGCCAGTATCTGCGCAAGACTTTGAAAGCATTACGGTTACGAGTCCAGATGGACAAGTAACGAACGTCACGCCAGAAGACTTCTTCGCCAAAGGTGTGGATGTGAACGTACCGGCGAACAGCACCGAAGGTCCGACGATTACCTTTAAAGTGAAAGACGACACGGATTACGAGAAAACCGAAAACTTGAAACTGGTGATCAGCAGCCCAGAAAACCCAGTAAGTCAAGTGACTTTGGGTACGAGCGAAGCGTCAGCGGTTGTGTTTGATGAACCTGGTTTAACCGATCCGAACCAACCTGAGAGCCCAACGAATCCGCCGAAAACCCCAGTAGGCACGGATCCAAATCAACCGATTGGACCGAATAATCCGCCAGTGGATACTGATGGTGACAAACCAGCAGGAACGGCGGCGGTGTCGGTAACGACAACGGACGACACAGCGATTGAGGGTACGGACAACAATACGGTTGCGTTCCAAGTGAAACAAGACACGGCAATTAACGGTGTGACTAAAGTACACGTTGCAGCAGACAGCCTGAATGTTAAGTCGCCAGTATCTGCGCAAGACTTTGAAAGCATTACGGTTACGAGTCCAGATGGACAAGTAACGAACGTCACGCCAGAAGACTTCTTCGCCAAAGGTGTGGATGTGAACGTACCGGCGAACAGCACCGAAGGTCCGACGATTACCTTTAAAGTGAAAGACGACACGGATTACGAGAAAACCGAAAACTTGAAACTGGTGATCAGCAACCCAGAAAACCCAGTAAGTACCGTGACTTTGGGTACGAGCGAAGCGTCAGCAGTTGTGTTTGACGAACCTAGCTTGACCGATCCGAACCAACCTGAGAGCCCAACGAATCCGCCGAAAACCCCAGTAGGCACGGATCCAAATCAACCGATTGGACCGAATAATCCGCCAGTGGATACTGATGGTGACAAACCAGCAGGAACGGCGGCGGTGTCGGTAACGACAACGGACGACACAGCGATTGAGGGTACGGACAACAATACGGTTGCGTTCCAAGTGAAACAAGACACGGCAATTAACGGTGTGACTAAAGTACACGTTGCAGCAGACAGCCTGAATGTTAAGTCGCCAGTATCTGCGCAAGACTTTGAAAGCATTACGGTTACGAGTCCAGATGGACAAGTAACGAACGTCACGCCAGAAGACTTCTTCGCCAAAGGTGTGGATGTGAACGTACCGGCGAACAGCACCGAAGGTCCGACGATTACCTTTAAAGTGAAAGACGACACGGATTACGAGAAAACCGAAAACTTGAAACTGGTGATCAGCAGCCCAGAAAACCCAGTAAGTCAAGTGACTTTGGGTACGAGCGAAGCGTCAGCGGTTGTGTTTGATGAACCTGGTTTAACCGATCCGAACCAACCTGAGAGCCCAACGAATCCGCCGAAAACCCCAGTAGGCACGGATCCAAATCAACCGATTGGACCGAATAATCCGCCAGTGGATACTGATGGTGACAAACCTAGAATTGACTCACCAAATCAAGATCCACGTAATCCAAATGACCCAGCTGCTAAAGTGGCAGGTTTGGGAAGCGTTGTGGAAGGTTCTAGCTCAATTCTTTCAGGCAGCCTGAAAGTGTCGAATCCTAATGCCGTTACGGCTGTAACCATCAATGATCAAGACGTAACGAATGCCAGCAGTAAGACCCCAGTTGTGATTACGACAAACGGAGGTACTTTGACGGTAACAGGTTACGATAAAGCCAGAGGTGAATTGAATTACACCTACCAAGAAAA
This genomic window contains:
- a CDS encoding Calx-beta domain-containing protein; translated protein: MKAILVKTHNESKTLQEVRVITQDGRPTIIKAERHLNYEFFDESIGHAPNHIITKRMGNDLYVSFEENGQEVDLIIESFYDYPESALIGISENSSYYYYVPDTGEVEDYVTQLKAEEIEGQALGGEHVAAPLWLPIPSGFHFPWWVPLLLVPLIPALTDKDDDLPTSQSTSTSPDHKAGTFGEAVTQNVTDNDTNVDATTVRLIDPLTHQTSDTVYVPGQGTWTVKAGTDEVTFTPDAGFSANPTPINYMVKDKLGNQLSPTAVAVEYPAQTTADRVPGELGQPVTVDVVANDSNVDAKTIKLINPKTSEPSTDKVFVEGEGTWELVKDSSGNPTGKVTFTPIPGFYGDPTPINYVVNNTNGAPQNPTPVSIDYPSTSVPDVAIGVPGQPVTQNVTSNDGNGGKDVDPSTVQLIDPKNPNTPTDSVTVPGQGTWKTGPNPGEVTFTPETGFNGDPDPITYIVKDKTGTTLPPTTVDVAYPSMPTSPIPTPDIATGVPGQPVTQNVTSNDGNGGKDVDPSTVQLIDPKNPNTPTDSVTVPGQGTWKTGPNPGEVTFTPETGFNGDPDPITYIVKDKTGTTLPPTTVDVNYIDNIVTLPDTKPGVLGQPVTLEVLDNDSSSVDPSTLKLIDPNTNKPTDSVVVAGQGTWSVDKDATGKPNGNVTFTPATGFENNPSPVNYIVNSTTGKTSEPTPINVIYPNEARVDIPVVPPTPNTPNNAGNPNAFGDITVAEDSTASGSFTVVAGRNTASISQILVSDKNGQMVSVPLTVNPAAPVEIETARGKLTITDFDSSTGKVNYTYDPEIQNHRDDKGNPTDVPVMDAIKISVIDSNGKEGSGTLDIAITDSLPVAQDDTITLAPGKTDATGNLFTNDSFGADGKGVFTEQTLEGKYGNLTIDVNGQYTYTLDPTKVQAAKANGDNFSSDDVFSYTITDNDGDTSTAKLTVVKPVNTITLSVTTTDDTAIEGTDNNTVAFQVKQDTAINGVTKVHVAADSLNVKSPVSAQDFESITVTSPDGQVTNVTPEDFFAKGVDVNVPANSTEGPTITFKVKDDTDYEKTENLKLVISSPENPVSQVTLGTSEASAVVFDEPGLTDPNQPESPTNPPKTPVGTDPNQPIGPNNPPVDTDGDKPAGTAAVSVTTTDDTAIEGTDNNTVAFQVKQDTAINGVTKVHVAADSLNVKSPVSAQDFESITVTSPDGQVTNVTPEDFFAKGVDVNVPANSTEGPTITFKVKDDTDYEKTENLKLVISSPENPVSQVTLGTSEASAVVFDEPGLTDPNQPESPTNPPKTPVGTDPNQPIGPNNPPVDTDGDKPAGTAAVSVTTTDDTAIEGTDNNTVAFQVKQDTAINGVTKVHVAADSLNVKSPVSAQDFESITVTSPDGQVTNVTPEDFFAKGVDVNVPANSTEGPTITFKVKDDTDYEKTENLKLVISSPENPVSQVTLGTSEASAVVFDEPGLTDPNQPESPTNPPKTPVGTDPNQPIGPNNPPVDTDGDKPAGTAAVSVTTTDDTAIEGTDNNTVAFQVKQDTAINGVTKVHVAADSLNVKSPVSAQDFESITVTSPDGQVTNVTPEDFFAKGVDVNVPANSTEGPTITFKVKDDTDYEKTENLKLVISNPENPVSTVTLGTSEASAVVFDEPSLTDPNQPESPTNPPKTPVGTDPNQPIGPNNPPVDTDGDKPAGTAAVSVTTTDDTAIEGTDNNTVAFQVKQDTAINGVTKVHVAADSLNVKSPVSAQDFESITVTSPDGQVTNVTPEDFFAKGVDVNVPANSTEGPTITFKVKDDTDYEKTENLKLVISSPENPVSQVTLGTSEASAVVFDEPGLTDPNQPESPTNPPKTPVGTDPNQPIGPNNPPVDTDGDKPRIDSPNQDPRNPNDPAAKVAGLGSVVEGSSSILSGSLKVSNPNAVTAVTINDQDVTNASSKTPVVITTNGGTLTVTGYDKARGELNYTYQENGKAKDHTAGNGVNADNQVGSAADKLVSDAFTLKVLSKHGVADTKDLVISIMDTAPVAVADTNSVVEDSRNSITGNVLVGKVNAGDKADTLGADKTTVTGVQAGNVTTEVSSGVGKTITGTYGKLMLNADGTYSYVLDEVKADKLNTGDNVQDVFSYTIKDADGDSSTTTLTINVAGKNEPTVRITGPDEVQESVGKAVYTVTLSEPTSANVTVTYKVSNGNTKGTNPTEQADFGSGVVVDKEVTVTIQAGQTSAKIELPITNDTVYEGPEQYTVSLVSATHAIVDSSANKVETTIYDNGQGKGTPETRDKDNLTLQLEPPAHVSEEGLPGGQADTSPTNVDKTNATKTTGNITLKNIAFESLGNISVQLQTPPTNIKYKGKAVNWVHNDNYTEWTAYADAAQQTDANRIMSIKVSSAGTQSEDAQSPGNGVLTYSYTTELFKPIDHPTTQDPSNPKIGYEDNLNVNFTVKVLEKSSGVTLLEEVKSVVVVEDDMPAKDTVVHNIQVPHDVVTMSSLKAGFTNAKYTSSGVSSTVDQLYVSADKDSNAALKKTAGVFYEDWVENRVQDGYTTGKVSGNPVTLTGQQKDNVLAERIWWGSFPNDGIAREKGFYMMEDDSAMKVMKSLEDLEQNVSFGTFTHQNYTTTGTLLSSVNLKVDFKVNINGIEVNMPTLNFNTSHFETINVTATNTGTKYTSFKTIDDVNNPSSKVTVPASASGLVEYNRVDEKAADFAIMKQDNQIIQIGSTTYQMVVDGLLHKSIKDKVTANETLFKAGGAAAVAKFAELAKEAMAYKYFDTKVTGTHIPLVTGKDTLPDDNPYVQEITKGGPKALGIATKAIAAYEQMKNLMFLEMASEANYDANTSNPKLDPGAITPAMKDSLKANFGKDVITDLQALNLAKISDINERLAKAQAFLDKYDMVIGHSHENGQNSFSVEAHLQPLTPRIQLETNLSVLGKVHIGADLATNSTVDWVASVGGDITNVEKQGNTTTITTKYGVLTGHTDGSYTFLGSDALPRLVAEGATDKFTFHYSYQDNDGDKVVSDISFNFKGLNANEMTQNGRADLDMTVNDADSNDYLFGSSKDDVIKGGKGDDVLVGEAGADKLYGGDGNDVLFFDKNDTVIDGGAGYDTLSLGSWLEVKEGTTNQFLPLDFTNALYYGNVKHIEALDLRGDYHPKDGKDTEIAQTLNISKDAVVSMTDVLSNGGHELFIEGSSKDSVNLSGGFIAKGNTYTKDGHTYDTYVSGNVTVYVATDIKDGIL